The following coding sequences are from one Myxococcales bacterium window:
- a CDS encoding tetratricopeptide repeat protein: MKTISKFCMGGALFQGGLAAALGVLVAGAGCGGPQKTSGGPRAAARADQGGDDIIMGSSDKPARRVSEEEREDFVKAMARYRDLKADGTLSASECESAAAAFEKAADNNPNLREARFNQGAVLLECGRDNEAMQVFQGMASGTNAFAPAVTELGVAAFRRDDRAQAEQLFTRAIDLDQNINSVTARNNLAQLLRDQMQAQSGEERKRIAARAITHLRAVLAMDGSNIQAYATLCHVYQLLGYPEMAKLVADQAIRRAQEIATGEVEEEGGSSAPAKAKSKKRDRDDKEFEEAPRKVKTAKGTGYTKEMNEQIALVYNTLALIELEKQNVTGAISNLKSAIGRDPNLMEARMNLAAIALNFRDYNTAEDNFKAVMKAQPANYEAVIGLGVALRGNRKADEAEQMYLAAQKLEPNNPKSYYNLGLLYQDYKGGQKPELQKAQQYFRDYLGKASGGGSLRRDAQKRIKDIDDMFAALEEAEKLQAEYEKMLKEAEEQQRRMQEEMQRQGGGEGGAAAAPGAATDGATAATTP, translated from the coding sequence ATGAAAACGATTTCAAAGTTCTGCATGGGCGGCGCCTTGTTCCAGGGAGGCCTTGCGGCCGCCCTGGGCGTCCTGGTCGCGGGCGCGGGCTGCGGAGGACCCCAGAAGACGAGCGGCGGGCCTCGTGCTGCCGCGCGGGCGGATCAGGGGGGCGATGACATCATCATGGGGAGCAGTGACAAGCCGGCGCGTCGGGTTTCCGAGGAGGAGCGCGAAGACTTCGTCAAGGCGATGGCCAGGTACCGCGACCTCAAGGCGGATGGGACCCTCTCAGCAAGCGAGTGCGAAAGCGCCGCAGCCGCTTTCGAGAAGGCCGCCGACAACAACCCGAACTTGCGCGAAGCCCGCTTCAACCAGGGCGCGGTGTTGCTCGAGTGCGGGCGCGACAACGAAGCCATGCAGGTGTTCCAGGGCATGGCCTCCGGGACCAACGCGTTTGCCCCGGCGGTCACCGAGCTTGGCGTGGCGGCTTTCAGGCGCGACGACCGCGCCCAGGCCGAGCAGCTCTTCACGCGAGCGATCGACCTCGACCAAAACATCAACTCGGTCACGGCCCGGAACAACCTTGCACAGCTTTTGCGGGATCAGATGCAGGCCCAATCCGGCGAAGAGCGCAAGCGCATTGCTGCTCGGGCGATCACTCACCTGCGGGCGGTGCTGGCCATGGACGGTAGCAACATCCAGGCGTACGCCACACTTTGTCACGTCTACCAGCTGCTTGGATATCCGGAGATGGCGAAGCTGGTGGCTGACCAGGCCATTCGGCGCGCCCAGGAGATCGCGACGGGCGAGGTAGAGGAAGAAGGCGGCTCGAGCGCGCCCGCAAAGGCGAAGTCCAAAAAACGCGACCGGGACGACAAGGAATTCGAGGAGGCGCCCCGCAAGGTCAAGACAGCGAAGGGCACCGGTTACACCAAGGAGATGAACGAGCAGATCGCGCTCGTTTACAACACGCTCGCCCTCATCGAACTCGAGAAACAGAACGTGACCGGAGCGATCAGCAACCTCAAGAGCGCCATCGGCCGGGATCCCAACCTCATGGAGGCCCGCATGAACTTGGCTGCCATTGCGCTCAACTTCCGCGACTACAACACGGCGGAAGACAATTTCAAGGCCGTCATGAAGGCGCAGCCTGCGAACTACGAGGCGGTCATCGGTCTCGGCGTGGCGCTTCGGGGCAACAGGAAGGCCGATGAGGCCGAGCAGATGTACCTCGCCGCCCAGAAGCTCGAACCCAACAACCCCAAGAGCTACTACAACCTGGGCCTGCTCTACCAAGACTACAAGGGAGGCCAGAAGCCAGAGCTGCAGAAGGCCCAGCAGTACTTCCGCGACTATCTCGGCAAAGCCAGCGGCGGAGGGAGTCTTCGACGCGACGCGCAGAAGCGCATCAAGGATATCGACGACATGTTCGCGGCGCTCGAGGAAGCCGAGAAGCTCCAGGCCGAGTATGAGAAGATGCTCAAGGAGGCCGAGGAGCAGCAGCGCCGCATGCAAGAGGAGATGCAGCGCCAGGGAGGCGGCGAGGGCGGGGCAGCTGCCGCGCCCGGCGCGGCCACGGATGGTGCCACGGCCGCAACCACGCCGTGA
- the rpsP gene encoding 30S ribosomal protein S16, protein MSVSLRLTRVGAKKAPYYRIVAADSRSPRDGRFIEQIGVFDPLRTPPELRLDVDRADYWLRHGAQASDTVDGLLRTARKAAQAGAEAK, encoded by the coding sequence ATGTCCGTTTCCCTTCGATTGACGCGCGTTGGGGCCAAGAAGGCCCCGTACTACCGGATCGTTGCTGCCGACAGCCGCAGCCCCCGCGACGGCCGGTTCATTGAGCAAATCGGTGTGTTCGACCCGCTTCGCACGCCGCCTGAGCTGCGACTCGACGTCGACCGTGCCGATTACTGGCTGCGCCACGGCGCGCAGGCCTCCGACACCGTCGACGGTCTGCTCCGCACCGCCCGCAAGGCGGCGCAAGCGGGCGCGGAAGCCAAGTAA
- a CDS encoding tetratricopeptide repeat protein — protein MTLKSKMLAGRALRGPAMGLAFCVLFANAAEAANYKKSEREVKGIQQTDLTKPKAPEGNKKDTGPVLTIDEFVEQKRSEIMKIVDKQIEQMQRLINVTDDSDPQKADFYFRLAELYAEKHRYYTFYARGLDQKIFDAKGGDKRDLQSKQKEAEKRAEAYLKEAVKSYMGARNFKKYARMDEVLFKLAYLLQTVKREDLAREVFHELIKDYPNSKYIPDAYLSFAEFYFQAGEMDAARKFYERVEQFPDSSVYGYAVYKKGWCYVNLGDFKKALEIFVGVIRLTEQGKGGNKGQREALQREARKDVVKAYARVGGPDKAWEFFQRVGADFAPKMMEGLGELYWEQGMFGDSTKVYRRIISLNLSSERICEWQNKILRNTLSEGKKSDQVQELQRLGEAYELVSKKKNVKKGVMEECKNAFHDTTKELALVWHKEAQKTKNTDTYELVRFVYNEYLKYFENEPTAGDMMFYYGEVLWMTERWKEAAEQYTKFVERNPKHKDAKDAAYAAVLAWQNALNITDTRPQQKEGDRKFEKIELPAAQKKMIEAYDTYIKYVPDSPDLVKIKYRKARVYYEYNHFEEAARYFGEVVDSHAEDELAVYSANLLLDSLNILGRTEELVKWVDRFVQNPKLMEDEEFRKQMVSLKTDALVKEAKDFETANKFKECGISMVAAAESMPDHPKHDERLYNAGLCFQNARLIGQAIRYRRELIEKHPDSPLAQKALFQVAAGYHQIASYTKASEYYEQFATKFPGEDRSPVALGNATMFRIGLGENERAKDNMSAFIKFYGGRKPQDAADVFFQMGEIYEKQGDDEGLIRHLEAYLKTWGRKGGIDKEILAHFKLGELLWKRACPVKDDNGACIEVKRVEASGRELAFDKIKRQQKGKKRLRIPKQTQCGPATRSKVIVHERKANFAKDAQKHFDTVLKLFNRGKALDRVPGEGAEKQARAGLATSAAAGAAFYQAEALYEEFLQVKFPENLDFQGPQSYYNKSRNDRLKKTLEDSQKRFKKYLDEKGKLTLKLVGEPNRSEGLYERVFEFKVAHWTIAAAARVGQVWQNFADQLYTAEIPKNLKEVDEYGNRPREIYCDALVDQAEPVEAKAVTGFQVCLTGATRESWFNDWSRLCEVELNQMQPSEYPLASEAKPEAGYTPTVITAAPVVTELPEAKKSVALSSGSE, from the coding sequence ATGACGTTGAAATCGAAGATGCTTGCGGGCCGCGCCTTGCGCGGTCCTGCCATGGGCTTGGCGTTTTGCGTGCTGTTCGCCAACGCGGCCGAGGCAGCCAACTACAAGAAATCCGAGCGTGAGGTGAAGGGCATCCAGCAGACCGACCTCACCAAGCCCAAGGCGCCCGAGGGGAACAAGAAGGATACGGGACCGGTCCTCACGATCGACGAGTTCGTCGAGCAGAAGCGCTCGGAGATCATGAAGATCGTCGACAAGCAGATCGAGCAGATGCAGCGCTTGATCAACGTGACCGACGATAGCGACCCGCAAAAAGCCGATTTCTACTTCCGGCTCGCCGAGCTCTACGCCGAAAAGCACCGTTACTACACGTTCTACGCGCGTGGCCTCGACCAAAAGATTTTCGACGCCAAGGGGGGCGACAAGAGAGACCTCCAGAGCAAGCAGAAAGAGGCGGAAAAGCGGGCAGAGGCGTATCTCAAAGAAGCGGTGAAGTCCTACATGGGCGCCCGCAACTTCAAGAAGTACGCCCGCATGGACGAGGTGCTGTTCAAGCTCGCGTACCTCCTGCAAACGGTTAAGCGCGAAGACCTCGCGCGCGAGGTGTTTCACGAGCTCATCAAGGACTACCCGAACTCGAAGTACATTCCTGACGCGTACCTGTCGTTTGCGGAGTTCTACTTCCAGGCAGGCGAAATGGATGCGGCTCGTAAATTCTACGAGCGGGTGGAGCAGTTCCCCGACTCGAGTGTTTACGGCTACGCCGTGTACAAGAAGGGTTGGTGCTACGTCAACTTGGGCGACTTCAAGAAGGCGCTCGAGATTTTCGTGGGCGTCATTCGCCTGACCGAGCAGGGCAAGGGTGGCAACAAGGGGCAGCGCGAGGCTCTGCAACGCGAGGCTCGTAAGGACGTGGTCAAGGCCTATGCCCGCGTGGGCGGACCTGACAAAGCCTGGGAATTCTTCCAGCGCGTCGGCGCCGACTTCGCGCCCAAGATGATGGAAGGCCTTGGCGAGCTCTACTGGGAGCAGGGCATGTTCGGCGATTCCACCAAGGTGTACCGCCGCATCATCAGCCTGAACTTGTCGTCTGAGCGTATCTGCGAGTGGCAGAACAAGATTCTCCGAAACACCCTCTCCGAGGGGAAGAAGAGCGACCAGGTCCAAGAGCTGCAGCGGTTGGGCGAAGCCTACGAGCTGGTCTCGAAGAAGAAGAACGTGAAGAAGGGTGTGATGGAGGAGTGCAAAAACGCCTTCCATGACACCACGAAGGAGCTGGCCCTCGTCTGGCACAAGGAAGCCCAGAAGACCAAGAACACGGACACGTACGAGCTGGTCCGCTTCGTTTACAACGAGTACCTCAAGTACTTCGAGAACGAGCCCACGGCCGGTGACATGATGTTCTACTACGGCGAGGTCCTGTGGATGACCGAGCGGTGGAAGGAAGCAGCCGAGCAGTACACCAAGTTCGTCGAGCGCAATCCGAAGCACAAAGACGCCAAGGATGCCGCCTATGCCGCGGTCCTGGCATGGCAAAACGCGCTCAACATCACGGACACGCGCCCCCAGCAAAAAGAGGGCGATCGCAAGTTCGAGAAAATCGAACTGCCGGCCGCTCAGAAGAAGATGATTGAGGCCTACGACACGTACATCAAGTACGTGCCCGACTCGCCTGACCTCGTGAAGATCAAGTACCGCAAGGCTCGCGTCTACTACGAATACAACCACTTCGAGGAAGCCGCCCGCTACTTTGGCGAGGTCGTGGACAGCCACGCGGAAGACGAGCTGGCCGTTTACTCGGCCAACCTTCTGCTCGATTCGCTCAACATTCTGGGCCGAACCGAGGAGCTGGTGAAGTGGGTCGACCGCTTCGTTCAAAACCCGAAGCTCATGGAAGACGAGGAGTTCCGCAAGCAGATGGTCTCCTTGAAGACCGACGCGCTCGTCAAAGAGGCGAAGGACTTCGAGACCGCCAACAAGTTCAAGGAGTGCGGCATCTCGATGGTCGCCGCGGCCGAGTCGATGCCGGACCATCCGAAGCACGACGAGCGTCTCTACAACGCAGGCCTTTGTTTCCAGAACGCGCGTCTCATCGGCCAGGCCATCCGCTACCGCCGGGAGCTGATCGAGAAGCATCCCGATAGCCCCTTGGCCCAAAAGGCGCTGTTCCAGGTGGCGGCCGGCTACCACCAGATCGCCTCCTACACGAAGGCCTCCGAGTACTACGAGCAGTTTGCGACAAAGTTCCCCGGAGAGGATCGTTCGCCCGTGGCGCTCGGCAACGCCACCATGTTCCGGATTGGCCTGGGCGAGAACGAAAGGGCCAAGGACAACATGAGCGCGTTCATCAAGTTCTACGGTGGGCGCAAGCCGCAAGACGCGGCAGACGTGTTCTTCCAGATGGGTGAGATCTATGAAAAGCAGGGCGACGACGAAGGGCTCATCCGGCATCTCGAGGCGTATCTGAAGACGTGGGGCCGCAAGGGCGGGATCGACAAGGAGATCCTGGCGCACTTCAAGCTGGGCGAGCTGCTTTGGAAGCGTGCCTGCCCGGTCAAGGATGACAACGGCGCCTGCATCGAGGTCAAGCGTGTCGAGGCCAGCGGTAGAGAGCTTGCCTTCGACAAGATCAAGCGCCAACAAAAGGGCAAAAAGCGCCTTCGCATCCCTAAGCAGACCCAATGTGGTCCTGCCACCCGCTCGAAGGTCATCGTGCACGAGCGCAAGGCAAACTTCGCCAAGGATGCACAGAAGCACTTCGACACCGTGCTCAAGCTCTTCAACCGGGGTAAGGCCCTCGACCGCGTTCCGGGAGAAGGAGCCGAAAAGCAGGCCCGCGCAGGACTTGCCACATCGGCCGCGGCCGGTGCGGCGTTCTATCAGGCCGAGGCACTCTACGAAGAGTTCCTGCAGGTCAAGTTCCCCGAGAACTTGGACTTCCAGGGGCCGCAGTCCTACTACAACAAGTCGCGGAACGACCGACTCAAGAAGACGCTCGAGGATTCTCAAAAGCGCTTCAAGAAGTACCTCGACGAGAAGGGTAAGCTGACGCTGAAGCTCGTGGGAGAGCCCAACCGGAGCGAAGGCCTCTACGAACGCGTGTTCGAGTTCAAGGTGGCACACTGGACGATCGCCGCTGCGGCTCGGGTGGGTCAGGTGTGGCAAAACTTCGCTGACCAGCTGTACACCGCGGAAATTCCGAAGAACCTCAAGGAGGTTGACGAATACGGCAACCGTCCGCGCGAGATCTACTGCGACGCCCTCGTCGATCAAGCCGAGCCCGTCGAGGCGAAGGCCGTGACCGGGTTCCAGGTGTGCTTGACCGGCGCCACCCGGGAGAGCTGGTTCAACGATTGGTCGCGGCTCTGTGAGGTCGAGCTCAACCAGATGCAGCCTTCTGAATACCCTCTGGCCTCGGAGGCCAAGCCTGAGGCGGGCTATACGCCCACCGTGATTACGGCGGCTCCTGTCGTGACGGAGCTTCCCGAGGCGAAAAAGAGCGTGGCGCTCAGCAGCGGTTCGGAATGA
- the rimM gene encoding ribosome maturation factor RimM (Essential for efficient processing of 16S rRNA): MGAPLAYDPKTLPLGTVGKPHGTRGQLHFRLFNDGSRVLSSLRMPLSVCLEGPEGSQVCVIEQARFAHDHYLLGIAGVTDRDQATALVGRVLRVARDTLPPLAAGEFYWQDLVGCEVTDQVGRLLGRVQAIFDNGAHGVGSVVDAQGHETLIPLVAPLLLVVDVEGRHVQVKSLDIEDLDDAHLQGAEPGP; the protein is encoded by the coding sequence GTGGGTGCGCCTCTCGCATACGATCCGAAGACCCTTCCCCTTGGGACGGTGGGAAAACCCCACGGGACCCGAGGGCAGTTGCATTTTCGGCTGTTCAACGACGGAAGCCGTGTGCTGTCGAGCCTTCGCATGCCGTTGTCGGTGTGCCTGGAGGGCCCGGAGGGAAGCCAGGTCTGTGTGATCGAACAGGCGCGCTTCGCGCATGATCACTATCTTCTGGGCATCGCGGGTGTGACAGACCGGGACCAGGCCACCGCGCTCGTGGGGCGGGTTCTGAGGGTCGCCCGGGACACGTTGCCCCCGCTCGCAGCCGGAGAATTTTACTGGCAGGACCTCGTCGGCTGCGAGGTCACGGACCAGGTGGGCCGTTTGTTGGGGCGCGTCCAGGCCATCTTCGACAACGGTGCCCACGGTGTGGGGAGCGTCGTTGACGCTCAGGGGCACGAGACGCTGATCCCGCTGGTGGCGCCGCTTTTGCTCGTGGTGGACGTTGAAGGGCGCCACGTTCAGGTCAAGAGCCTCGACATCGAGGATCTCGACGATGCGCACCTGCAAGGCGCCGAGCCGGGGCCATGA
- the trmD gene encoding tRNA (guanosine(37)-N1)-methyltransferase TrmD produces MNATDIPAPPSALTCELVTLFPEFFTSFLSTSLLGKATAAGTIAFHFTNPRDFAPGKHRSVDDTPYGGGPGMVLAAPPVVAAVEHVVASRGPAHKILLSPQGFRFDQRAAERLATAGRLLFICGRYEGVDERVADLCADEVLSIGDFVLSGGELGAAVIIEAISRLLPGVLGCAASVDDESHASGRLEYPQYTRPPEFRGLAVPDVLLSGDHAKIGAWRRKQSFFRTRVRRPDLLQQVPPTAEELRFATEAAPPPLLTEDAVTLPARGSCP; encoded by the coding sequence ATGAACGCGACCGATATCCCGGCGCCACCATCCGCGCTCACCTGCGAGCTGGTCACTCTCTTTCCTGAGTTCTTCACGAGCTTCTTGTCCACGAGTCTGCTGGGCAAGGCGACCGCTGCGGGGACGATCGCGTTTCACTTCACGAACCCGCGTGACTTCGCGCCTGGAAAACACCGCAGCGTCGACGACACGCCCTATGGCGGAGGCCCGGGCATGGTGCTCGCAGCGCCACCGGTGGTGGCGGCGGTCGAGCACGTGGTGGCCAGCCGGGGTCCCGCCCACAAGATTTTGCTCAGCCCCCAAGGGTTTCGCTTCGACCAGCGGGCTGCCGAGCGTTTGGCCACCGCGGGACGGCTGCTCTTCATCTGTGGCCGCTACGAGGGGGTCGACGAACGGGTTGCGGATTTGTGCGCGGACGAAGTGCTCAGCATCGGCGACTTCGTGCTCTCGGGGGGCGAACTCGGCGCCGCGGTGATTATCGAGGCGATCTCCCGCTTGTTGCCGGGAGTCCTGGGCTGCGCCGCATCTGTAGACGATGAATCCCACGCAAGCGGTCGGCTGGAATACCCCCAGTACACCCGCCCCCCGGAGTTTCGAGGTCTCGCGGTCCCGGATGTTCTGCTATCGGGTGACCACGCCAAGATCGGAGCGTGGCGGCGCAAGCAGTCCTTCTTCAGGACCCGGGTTCGCCGACCGGACTTGCTGCAGCAGGTTCCGCCCACGGCGGAGGAGCTTCGTTTTGCCACGGAAGCCGCACCTCCTCCGCTTCTGACCGAGGACGCGGTCACCTTACCGGCGCGAGGCTCGTGCCCGTAA
- the rimO gene encoding 30S ribosomal protein S12 methylthiotransferase RimO, giving the protein MTAAPLDASETAPVPAEAGRRTVHFVSLGCPKNRVDTEVMLGHTTNAGYELVAEPDAADVIVVNTCGFIGEAKQESVDAILEMAKYKEAGRCQRLVVTGCLSQRYPKELADEMPEVDHFLGTDEVDQITHALSAHERRVQVVETPRFLYDDLAPRKPSMATHTAYVKIAEGCDRPCAFCIIPKLRGPQRSRTPESVVREVEALAAAGTKEICLVAQDLTTYGRDLPDGKLDDGPRLASLLRQLAQIEGLRWIRLHYAYPTAVTDELLDVIASEPRVAKYLDVPLQHVDDAVLKSMRRGHTSKQVYDLVERVRRKVPDITLRTTFIVGHPGETDEAFDKLHAFVKDANLDRVGVFPYSKEEGTVAALLPLRVLKKDADGRRRKLMRLQREISKRKMAAFKGRIIEVLVEGPSDESEYLLKGRHEGQAPEIDGQVFLTLEDYEPRVGELVRAEVTGSAEYDLAAKVIGPA; this is encoded by the coding sequence ATGACCGCCGCCCCTCTCGACGCATCCGAAACGGCTCCTGTCCCGGCCGAAGCGGGACGTCGTACCGTGCACTTCGTGTCCCTGGGTTGCCCAAAGAACCGGGTCGATACGGAAGTGATGCTGGGGCACACCACCAACGCTGGCTACGAGCTGGTGGCGGAGCCCGACGCCGCAGACGTGATCGTCGTGAACACCTGCGGCTTCATCGGGGAAGCCAAGCAAGAGTCCGTCGATGCCATCTTGGAGATGGCGAAGTACAAAGAAGCGGGACGCTGTCAGCGACTCGTCGTGACGGGCTGTCTGTCCCAGCGCTACCCCAAGGAGCTGGCCGACGAGATGCCCGAGGTGGATCACTTCCTCGGCACCGATGAAGTGGACCAGATCACGCACGCGCTCTCGGCCCACGAACGCCGCGTCCAGGTGGTGGAGACCCCCCGTTTTCTCTACGACGACCTGGCACCGCGCAAGCCTTCGATGGCCACGCATACCGCCTATGTGAAGATCGCCGAGGGCTGTGATCGTCCCTGCGCCTTCTGCATCATCCCCAAACTGCGCGGGCCTCAACGCAGCCGCACACCGGAATCGGTGGTGCGGGAGGTCGAGGCGCTCGCGGCGGCGGGAACGAAGGAGATCTGTCTGGTAGCGCAGGATCTCACCACCTACGGTCGCGATCTACCCGACGGCAAGTTGGACGACGGGCCGCGTTTGGCCTCGTTGCTGCGCCAGCTCGCCCAGATCGAAGGCCTGCGGTGGATCCGCCTTCATTACGCCTACCCCACGGCCGTCACCGACGAGCTGCTCGACGTCATCGCGTCCGAGCCTCGCGTGGCCAAGTACCTCGACGTGCCCCTTCAGCACGTCGACGACGCCGTGCTCAAGTCGATGCGGCGAGGACACACCTCGAAGCAAGTTTATGACCTGGTCGAGCGCGTACGCCGCAAGGTCCCTGACATCACGTTGCGCACCACCTTCATCGTGGGCCACCCCGGGGAGACCGACGAGGCCTTCGACAAGCTGCATGCCTTCGTCAAAGACGCCAACCTCGATCGGGTGGGGGTGTTCCCGTACTCGAAAGAGGAGGGCACCGTCGCGGCGCTTCTGCCGCTGCGCGTGCTGAAGAAGGACGCCGATGGCCGGCGCCGCAAGCTGATGCGTCTGCAGCGGGAGATCTCCAAGCGCAAGATGGCCGCCTTCAAAGGCCGCATCATCGAGGTCCTCGTGGAAGGGCCTTCCGATGAATCCGAGTACCTGCTCAAGGGCCGTCACGAAGGGCAGGCGCCCGAGATCGACGGTCAGGTGTTCCTGACGCTTGAAGACTACGAGCCCCGCGTGGGCGAGCTCGTGCGGGCCGAGGTCACGGGCAGCGCCGAATACGATCTGGCCGCCAAGGTGATCGGCCCCGCCTGA
- a CDS encoding KH domain-containing protein, which produces MADGTGAVPSLRDLLSYLARSLVEHPDEVEITELEEPDALVFELRVAEADLGRVIGRQGRTAKALRTVLSAASAKMKRRVILDIIE; this is translated from the coding sequence ATGGCCGACGGCACCGGCGCGGTGCCGTCGTTGCGCGACCTCCTGAGCTATTTGGCTCGCTCTTTGGTCGAACACCCAGACGAGGTGGAGATCACCGAGCTCGAGGAGCCTGATGCCCTGGTGTTCGAACTCCGCGTGGCAGAGGCCGACCTTGGTCGGGTCATCGGGCGACAGGGTCGTACGGCAAAAGCCCTGCGTACGGTGCTCTCGGCCGCTTCGGCCAAGATGAAGCGACGCGTAATCCTCGACATCATCGAGTAG
- the rplS gene encoding 50S ribosomal protein L19, which yields MSQNPIIQSIEASFLRDTLPEFRPGDGVRVHSKIREGDKERVQVFEGIVIGRKRGGLRSSFTVRKVSYGMGVERVFPLHSSRIEKIEVVSRGHVRRSRLNFLREREGKAARIKSDVVASASA from the coding sequence ATGAGCCAAAATCCCATCATTCAGAGCATCGAAGCTTCCTTTCTTCGCGACACGCTGCCCGAGTTTCGCCCCGGCGATGGCGTCCGCGTGCACTCGAAAATCCGCGAAGGCGACAAAGAGCGCGTTCAGGTGTTCGAGGGAATCGTCATCGGACGCAAGCGAGGGGGGCTGCGCTCGTCCTTCACGGTCCGCAAGGTCTCGTACGGCATGGGCGTCGAGCGCGTTTTCCCCCTTCACTCGTCCCGTATCGAGAAGATCGAGGTGGTGAGCCGAGGTCACGTTCGTCGCTCGCGTCTCAACTTCCTCCGCGAGCGTGAAGGTAAGGCCGCCCGCATCAAGAGCGACGTGGTCGCTTCGGCGAGCGCCTAA
- a CDS encoding YraN family protein, whose translation MSRRPPGPRSTGDPGPPERQVLGRRAEELALASLSREGLQLVCRNWRRPEGELDLVMREGDTCVFVEVRSRTGTDRGHPLETVTRAKRAQVVRAARHFLAEETVSATDFRFDVVAVTFDDEGAMVELVHVPDAFTTNE comes from the coding sequence GTGAGCCGCCGGCCGCCAGGCCCACGCTCGACGGGGGATCCGGGGCCGCCGGAGCGACAGGTGCTTGGCCGAAGGGCGGAAGAGCTTGCCCTCGCGTCCTTGTCACGCGAGGGGCTTCAGCTTGTTTGCCGCAACTGGCGGCGACCTGAGGGAGAGCTGGACTTGGTCATGCGAGAGGGCGACACCTGCGTGTTCGTGGAGGTGCGCTCGCGCACCGGAACCGACCGTGGCCACCCCCTCGAAACCGTTACACGCGCGAAGCGCGCGCAGGTCGTACGGGCGGCACGCCACTTTCTGGCCGAAGAGACCGTCTCGGCGACGGACTTTCGCTTCGACGTCGTGGCGGTGACCTTCGACGACGAAGGAGCCATGGTCGAGCTCGTCCATGTCCCCGACGCCTTCACCACGAACGAATAG
- the nadA gene encoding quinolinate synthase: MSLVTLDKLVRSGNVEPDAAARVQFLWDEIARLKREKRAFIPAHNYQVPEVQAVADYVGDSFELAVRARDLDARLVVFCGVKFMAEGCYTLAPERPVYLPNLQALCSLAEVDTADVQERQEFLKSMGRSFATMTYVNTYADVKAISDTCCTSSNAAKIAERLGTPDILFVPDQNLAYQVALKTNRMYLPPPEPHTFKPHEYWERVKPLIEEGERQGLSGNVFAWEGACHVHHQMTCDDIERIRQQDPGTTVIVHGEVRPELQKAADHVLSTSQMAKFVESNPDVNKYAILTECGLVVRMELEHPEKQFYKPCRLCQYMKATDLEAVYETLRDEPESKRITVPEDVRGGAAQAMLRMIELAS; this comes from the coding sequence ATGTCCCTCGTCACCCTCGACAAACTGGTTCGGTCTGGAAACGTTGAACCCGACGCGGCGGCCCGCGTTCAGTTCCTGTGGGACGAGATCGCGCGGCTCAAACGCGAAAAGCGGGCGTTCATTCCGGCCCATAACTACCAGGTCCCCGAGGTTCAGGCGGTGGCCGACTACGTGGGGGATTCTTTCGAGCTGGCGGTCCGCGCGCGTGATCTCGACGCCCGCCTCGTGGTGTTCTGCGGGGTCAAGTTCATGGCCGAGGGCTGCTACACGCTGGCACCCGAGCGGCCCGTGTACTTGCCGAACCTGCAGGCCCTGTGCTCGCTCGCGGAGGTGGACACGGCGGACGTGCAAGAGCGCCAGGAGTTCTTGAAGTCCATGGGGCGGTCTTTCGCGACGATGACGTACGTAAACACCTACGCCGACGTCAAGGCGATTTCGGATACCTGCTGCACGAGCTCGAACGCCGCCAAGATCGCCGAGCGGCTGGGCACACCCGACATCCTCTTCGTGCCAGACCAAAATCTGGCCTACCAGGTCGCGCTCAAGACCAACCGGATGTACCTTCCGCCTCCGGAGCCGCATACCTTCAAGCCGCACGAATACTGGGAGAGGGTCAAGCCTCTCATCGAGGAGGGCGAGCGCCAGGGCCTCTCGGGCAACGTGTTTGCCTGGGAGGGGGCCTGCCACGTGCACCATCAGATGACCTGTGACGACATCGAGCGCATTCGTCAGCAGGATCCCGGCACCACTGTCATCGTGCACGGGGAGGTGCGCCCTGAGCTGCAGAAGGCCGCCGACCACGTGCTTTCCACGTCGCAGATGGCGAAGTTCGTCGAGAGCAACCCTGACGTGAACAAGTACGCGATCCTTACCGAGTGTGGGCTCGTGGTGCGCATGGAGCTCGAGCACCCCGAAAAGCAGTTCTACAAGCCTTGCCGGCTTTGCCAGTACATGAAGGCTACGGACCTGGAAGCGGTGTACGAGACCCTTCGCGACGAGCCCGAGAGCAAGCGGATCACCGTGCCCGAGGACGTGCGTGGGGGCGCCGCCCAGGCCATGTTGCGCATGATTGAGCTCGCAAGCTGA